The following coding sequences are from one Lolium rigidum isolate FL_2022 chromosome 6, APGP_CSIRO_Lrig_0.1, whole genome shotgun sequence window:
- the LOC124668373 gene encoding histone H3.v1-like has translation MALTMVEAAVSDTVHRDDSRVDDEEAEEGEVKGIDFIDLSSDEEEEEMAEGGSEEEDEEDTESLSQRIKRIRGDKPGELESGKVDVLGQSDSVGTLGNDQQKSSSVRIEGLVATTAKMVSKPEDSKVAAFLQEKPVKTENFDRGMPKTMLLPSQGPLASSATQEGSSKIDYCKAGIGGKGRSCDGAPARGVSQLSKGIAETNKTPAVQSSAKCRNKEVGAEKCASLSIPSEEPRITRDVIPFEPCKESNTYVQVKWEMCSLPSEITSKWDSEGHMVTSLLNENNIEFYMQALCALYRQGKLSPKDKRVEVRAKKLAEFLLDGDLQGPMKRSAEELQKQDVAISEFLLQVTVDHSEKLYGIFRYKEDPYFF, from the exons ATGGCGCTCACCATGGTCGAGGCCGCCGTCTCGGACACGGTGCATCGGGACGACTCCCGCGTTGatgatgaggaggcggaggaaggcGAGGTGAAAGGCATCGACTTTATTGACCTCTCaagcgatgaggaggaagaggagatggccgaggggggctccgaggaggaagatgaggaagaCACCGAGTCGCTGAGCCAGCGCATCAAGCGAATACGGGGAGATAAGCCCGGGGAGTTGGAATCAGGGAAGGTTGATGTGCTGGGGCAGAGCGATTCGGTCGGTACATTGGGGAATGATCAGCAGAAATCTTCGTCTGTGAGGATAGAGGGGCTGGTGGCAACAACTGCGAAGATGGTCAGTAAGCCTGAGGATTCAAAGGTGGCAGCTTTCCTGCAGGAGAAGCCAGTGAAAACAGAGAATTTTGATCGGGGAATGCCCAAGACAATGCTGCTTCCTTCCCAAGGGCCTCTTGCCAGCAGCGCTACACAAGAGGGTTCTTCCAAGATTGACTATTGTAAAGCTGGAATTGGCGGCAAAGGACGATCATGTGATGGTGCTCCAGCAAGGGGAGTTAGTCAGCTATCGAAGGGGATTGCGGAAACGAACAAGACACCAGCGGTTCAATCATCAGCCAAATGCAGGAACAAGGAAGTTGGGGCTGAGAAATGTGCATCTCTGTCTATACCAAGTGAGGAACCGAGGATAACAAGGGATGTAATTCCATTTGAACCTTGCAAGGAAAGCAACACCTATGTCCAGGTGAAATGGGAGATGTGCTCCTTGCCttcagaaatcacaagtaaatggGACTCTGAAGGACATATGGTTACCTCATTACTCAACGAGAACAACATAGAGTTCTATATGCAAGCTCTGTGTGCTCTTTACCGCCAAGGGAAGTTATCACCTAAGGATAAAAGAGTGGAAGTCAG GGCGAAAAAGTTGGCGGAATTTCTTTTGGATGGTGATCTCCAAGGACCGATGAAAAGATCTGCTGAGGAACTACAGAAGCAAGACGTTGCAATTTCCGAGTTTCTTCTGCAAGTTACAGTGGATCACTCTGAGAAGTTGTATGGTATCTTCAGGTACAAAGAAGATCCATACTTCTTTTGA